The Humulus lupulus chromosome 4, drHumLupu1.1, whole genome shotgun sequence genome has a window encoding:
- the LOC133831526 gene encoding alpha carbonic anhydrase 7-like isoform X2, whose amino-acid sequence MGFFSFLFLFTLFFIQPRFIICRALESETDDESPFSYIEGTGKGPKKWGEIDPHWKICDKGKLQSPIDLLDQRVQVFPNLGKLKRDYRPAPATVRNRGHDITV is encoded by the exons ATGGGCTTCTTCAGCTTCCTCTTTCTCTTTACTCTTTTCTTCATTCAACCCCGTTTCATCATTTGCAGAGCTCTTGAGTCTGAAACTg ATGATGAGAGCCCATTTTCTTACATTGAAGGAACTGGTAAAGGACCTAAGAAGTGGGGTGAGATTGATCCACATTGGAAGATTTGTGACAAGGGAAAATTACAGTCTCCCATTGATCTTCTTGACCAAAGGGTTCAAGTTTTTCCCAATCTAGGGAAATTGAAAAGAGATTACAGACCAGCTCCAGCTACTGTCAGGAATAGGGGACATGATATTACA GTATAG
- the LOC133831520 gene encoding zeatin O-xylosyltransferase-like, whose translation MATSQDELSSVVVLMVPFPVQSHLNQLLQLSHVVSSYNIPVHYVSSALHNSQVKSRAPNPLHHLAKIHFHDFPTPHFVSPQPTKTANNFPIHLMPALEASVHLRQPFSDLLARLSTTAKRVVVIHDSLMSYVVQDTASLAHNSETYVFHCLSTISGVSFIRDSMGGGLEIDHEQINQAKIPSWTRSFDPRFDALVAKQIPFMRANKSGHLYNACRLIESDFLDIIFEKELESDDNMKLWAVGPLDTVTICKKSPLNNSINGDSEQVYYLEWLERQKPNSVLYISFGTTTFLEDRQIEEIAIGLEKSEVNFFWVLRDADRGDIFGDEQKVRGPQLPKGFEERVKGKGMVVREWVPQLEILGHPSTGGFMSHCGWNSCMESMSLGVPMIAWPMHSDQPMNAAFVTEFVKVGLAVGEWEKREELVSSSTIEKVVKKLMSSDEGDEIRKRAEKLGGELIKTTAEGGVSRLELDSFISQITR comes from the coding sequence ATGGCGACTTCTCAAGATGAGTTGTCATCAGTTGTAGTGTTAATGGTACCATTCCCAGTTCAAAGCCACCTCAACCAACTGCTTCAGCTCTCCCATGTCGTCTCCTCATACAACATCCCAGTCCACTACGTTAGCTCAGCTCTTCACAACTCCCAGGTCAAGTCTCGAGCTCCAAACCCTCTTCACCACTTAGCCAAAATCCATTTTCATGACTTCCCAACTCCACACTTTGTCTCTCCTCAGCCCACCAAGACTGCAAACAACTTCCCTATACATCTCATGCCTGCACTTGAAGCTTCTGTTCACCTTCGCCAGCCCTTCTCAGATCTCCTCGCTAGGCTCTCAACGACAGCCAAAAGAGTTGTTGTTATTCATGATTCCTTGATGAGCTATGTCGTTCAAGACACTGCTTCTCTAGCACACAACTCGGAAACTTACGTTTTCCATTGTCTCTCTACTATTTCTGGAGTTTCCTTCATCCGAGACTCCATGGGAGGAGGCTTGGAGATTGATCATGAGCAGATAAATCAGGCCAAGATTCCTTCTTGGACAAGGAGTTTTGATCCAAGGTTTGATGCCTTAGTAGCTAAACAAATTCCGTTTATGAGAGCCAACAAATCTGGCCATCTTTACAACGCTTGTAGGCTTATTGAAAGCGACTTTCTCGATATCATTTTCGAGAAAGAGCTAGAAAGTGATGACAATATGAAGCTTTGGGCAGTTGGGCCTCTAGACACTGTAACAATCTGCAAGAAGAGCCCACTCAATAACTCCATCAATGGCGATTCAGAACAAGTTTATTACTTAGAGTGGCTGGAAAGACAGAAACCCAACTCTGTTTTGTACATCTCTTTTGGAACCACAACTTTCTTGGAAGACAGACAGATTGAAGAAATAGCAATTGGGTTGGAGAAAAGTGAAGTGAACTTTTTCTGGGTTTTGAGAGATGCAGACAGAGGAGACATTTTCGGTGATGAACAGAAAGTTAGAGGACCTCAGCTTCCAAAAGGGTTCGAAGAAAGAGTGAAAGGAAAGGGAATGGTGGTGAGGGAATGGGTGCCCCAGTTGGAGATTTTGGGGCACCCATCAACAGGTGGGTTCATGAGTCATTGTGGGTGGAACTCTTGCATGGAGAGTATGAGCCTGGGAGTGCCCATGATAGCTTGGCCAATGCACTCAGATCAGCCCATGAATGCTGCTTTTGTCACTGAGTTTGTTAAAGTTGGTTTGGCTGTGGGGGAATGGGAAAAGAGAGAAGAGCTAGTAAGTTCATCCACGATTGAGAAAGTTGTGAAGAAATTAATGAGTTCTGATGAAGGAGATGAGATCAGGAAAAGAGCTGAGAAGTTGGGTGGTGAGTTGATAAAAACTACTGCTGAAGGAGGAGTTTCTCGGTTAGAATTAGATTCCTTCATTTCTCAGATCACTAGATAG
- the LOC133831525 gene encoding probable glucuronosyltransferase Os01g0926700 isoform X2, giving the protein MRSMSNKGRALGAHQHFSCTRTHQIGALLLVVFTKLFDRPRASTATSFSPDLLRTYGRPPLLTDGGDLSWPQRGYGPHLDLKIYVYDEDEVDGLKALMYGRDGRITPKDCLKGQWGTQVKIHKLLLQSRFRTRKKEEADLFFVPAYVKCVRMMVGLKDKEITETYVKVLNQLPYFRLSGGRNHIFVFPSGAGAHLFKSWEIYINRSIILTPE; this is encoded by the exons ATGAGAAGCATGAGCAACAAAGGTCGGGCATTGGGCGCGCACCAACACTTCTCATGCACACGCACGCACCAGATCGGAGCTCTCCTCCTAGTGGTCTTCACCAAGCTCTTCGACCGTCCCCGCGCTTCTACCGCTACTAGCTTCTCGCCCGATCTCCTCCGTACATATGGCAGACCTCCGCTTCTCACCGACGGCGGAGATCTCTCATGGCCTCAGCGCGGCTACGGGCCTCACCTCGACCTCAAAATTTACGTCTACGATGAGGACGAGGTCGACGGCTTAAAGGCCCTCATGTATGGCCGCGATGGAAGAATCACGCCCAAGGATTGCTTGAAAGGCCAGTGGGGAACTCAG GTTAAAATACATAAGCTACTTTTGCAATCGAGATTTCGgacaaggaagaaggaggaagCTGATCTGTTCTTTGTGCCAGCTTATGTGAAATGTGTTCGTATGATGGTCGGTCTTAAGGATAAAGAGATTACTGAGACTTATGTGAAG GTCTTAAATCAGCTGCCTTATTTCAGGCTATCTGGTGGCCGTAATCACATATTTGTTTTTCCAAG TGGTGCTGGAGCTCACTTATTTAAGTCTTGGGAGATATATATAAATCGATCCATAATTCTCACCCCTGAG TAG
- the LOC133831521 gene encoding zeatin O-xylosyltransferase-like: MATSQDQLSSVIVLMVPFPAQSHLNQLLQLSHVVSSYNIPVHYVSSALHNSQVKSRAPNPLHHLAKIHFHDFPTPHFVSPQPTKTADNFPIHLVPAFEASVHLRQPFSDLLTRLSTTAERVVIIHDSLMSYVVQDCDSLAPNSEAYVFHCVSAISRVSFIRDAAGGGLGTDHESQLKIPSWTRSFDPRFDALVAKQIPFMRANKSGHLYNACRLIESDFLDFIFEKELESDDNMKLWAVGPLDTVTICKKSPLNNSINGDSEQVYYLEWLERQKPNSVLYISFGTTTFLEDRQIEEIAIGLEKSEVNFFWVLRDADRGDIFGDEQKVRGPQLPKGFEERVKGKGMVVREWVPQLEILGHPSTGGFMSHCGWNSCMESMSLGVPLIAWPMHSDQPMNAAFVTEFVKVGLAVGEWEKREELVSSSTIEKVVKKLMSSDEGDEIRKRTEKLGDELRKTTAEGGVSRLELDSFISHITR; encoded by the coding sequence ATGGCGACTTCTCAAGATCAGTTGTCATCAGTTATAGTGTTAATGGTACCATTTCCAGCTCAAAGCCACCTCAACCAACTGCTTCAGCTCTCCCATGTCGTCTCCTCATACAACATCCCAGTCCACTACGTTAGCTCAGCTCTTCACAACTCCCAGGTCAAGTCTCGAGCTCCAAACCCTCTTCACCACTTAGCCAAAATCCATTTTCATGACTTCCCAACTCCACACTTTGTCTCTCCTCAGCCCACCAAGACTGCTGACAACTTCCCTATACATCTCGTACCCGCATTTGAAGCCTCTGTCCACCTTCGCCAACCCTTCTCAGATCTCCTCACAAGGCTCTCAACGACAGCCGAAAGAGTTGTTATTATCCATGATTCTTTGATGAGCTATGTTGTTCAAGACTGTGATTCTCTAGCGCCCAACTCGGAAGCTTACGTTTTCCACTGTGTCTCCGCTATTTCTAGAGTTTCCTTCATCCGAGACGCCGCGGGAGGAGGCCTGGGAACTGATCATGAGAGTCAGCTCAAGATTCCTTCTTGGACAAGGAGTTTTGATCCAAGGTTTGATGCCTTAGTAGCTAAACAAATTCCGTTCATGAGAGCCAACAAATCTGGCCATCTTTACAACGCTTGTAGGCTTATTGAAAGCGACTTTCTCGATTTCATTTTCGAGAAAGAGCTAGAAAGTGATGACAATATGAAGCTTTGGGCAGTTGGGCCTCTAGACACTGTAACAATCTGCAAGAAGAGCCCACTCAATAACTCCATCAATGGCGATTCAGAACAAGTTTATTACTTAGAGTGGCTGGAAAGACAGAAACCCAACTCTGTTTTGTACATCTCTTTTGGAACCACAACTTTCTTGGAAGACAGACAGATTGAAGAAATAGCAATTGGGTTGGAGAAAAGTGAAGTGAACTTTTTCTGGGTTTTGAGAGATGCAGACAGAGGAGACATTTTCGGTGATGAACAGAAAGTTAGAGGACCTCAGCTTCCAAAAGGGTTCGAAGAAAGAGTGAAAGGAAAGGGAATGGTGGTGAGGGAATGGGTGCCCCAGTTGGAGATTTTGGGGCACCCATCAACAGGTGGGTTCATGAGTCATTGTGGGTGGAACTCATGCATGGAGAGTATGAGCCTGGGAGTGCCCTTGATAGCTTGGCCAATGCACTCAGACCAGCCCATGAATGCTGCTTTTGTCACTGAGTTTGTTAAAGTTGGTTTGGCTGTTGGGGAATGGGAAAAGAGAGAAGAGCTAGTAAGTTCATCTACGATTGAGAAAGTTGTGAAGAAATTAATGAGTTCTGATGAAGGAGATGAGATCAGGAAAAGAACTGAGAAGTTGGGTGATGAGTTGAGAAAAACTACTGCTGAAGGAGGAGTTTCTCGGTTAGAATTGGATTCATTCATTTCTCACATCACTAGATAG
- the LOC133831526 gene encoding alpha carbonic anhydrase 7-like isoform X1 → MGFFSFLFLFTLFFIQPRFIICRALESETDDESPFSYIEGTGKGPKKWGEIDPHWKICDKGKLQSPIDLLDQRVQVFPNLGKLKRDYRPAPATVRNRGHDITVSSSYKSLYYIYMCVCATKYEYLKKV, encoded by the exons ATGGGCTTCTTCAGCTTCCTCTTTCTCTTTACTCTTTTCTTCATTCAACCCCGTTTCATCATTTGCAGAGCTCTTGAGTCTGAAACTg ATGATGAGAGCCCATTTTCTTACATTGAAGGAACTGGTAAAGGACCTAAGAAGTGGGGTGAGATTGATCCACATTGGAAGATTTGTGACAAGGGAAAATTACAGTCTCCCATTGATCTTCTTGACCAAAGGGTTCAAGTTTTTCCCAATCTAGGGAAATTGAAAAGAGATTACAGACCAGCTCCAGCTACTGTCAGGAATAGGGGACATGATATTACAGTAAGCTCCAGCTATAAAagtctttattatatatatatgtgtgtgtgcgcAACAAAATATGAATATTTAAAGAAAGTTTGA
- the LOC133831522 gene encoding alpha carbonic anhydrase 4-like has product MGFFSFLFLFILFFTQPHFIICRALESETDDESPFSYIEGTGKGPKKWGEIDPHWKICDKGKLQSPIDLLDQRVQVFPNLGKLKRDYRPAPATVRNRGHDITVKWKGHAGKININGTDYGLLQCHWHSPSEHTFNGTRFDLELHIIHLSSSGEIAVVAITYKYGRPDPFLTRLFEHINSVGHEEKDLGIINPGNIKFGSRKYYRYIGSLTVPPCTEGVIWTIVKKVRTVSREQVHALREAVHDGYEANARPTQKLDGRLVWMYTPRGGHGGST; this is encoded by the exons ATGGGCTTCTTCAGCTTCCTCTTtctctttattcttttcttcaCTCAACCCCATTTCATCATTTGCAGAGCTCTTGAGTCTGAAACTg ATGATGAGAGCCCATTTTCTTACATTGAAGGAACTGGTAAAGGACCTAAGAAGTGGGGTGAGATTGATCCACATTGGAAGATTTGTGACAAGGGAAAATTACAGTCTCCCATTGATCTTCTTGACCAAAGGGTTCAAGTTTTTCCCAATCTAGGGAAATTGAAAAGAGATTACAGACCAGCTCCAGCTACTGTCAGGAATAGGGGACATGATATTACA GTAAAATGGAAAGGCCATGCCGGAAAAATTAACATTAATGGGACTGACTATGGATTGTTACAGTGTCATTGGCACTCACCTTCTGAACACACATTTAATGGAACAAG GTTTGATCTTGAGCTTCACATTATTCACTTAAGCTCAAGTGGAGAGATAGCTGTTGTTGCAATTACTTATAAGTATGGCCGACCTGACCCCTTTCTTACAAGG CTGTTTGAGCACATTAACTCAGTGGGACATGAAGAGAAGGATTTGGGGATTATTAACCCAGGAAACATTAAGTTTGGAAGCAGAAAGTACTACAGATACATTGGTTCACTTACAGTACCTCCATGCACAGAGGGTGTAATTTGGACTATAGTCAAAAAG GTTAGAACAGTTTCAAGGGAGCAAGTTCATGCATTAAGGGAAGCTGTCCATGAT GGATATGAAGCAAATGCAAGGCCAACTCAAAAATTGGATGGAAGACTAGTGTGGATGTATACTCCAAGAGGAGGCCATGGAGGTTCTACTTAA
- the LOC133831525 gene encoding probable glucuronosyltransferase Os01g0926700 isoform X1, with product MRSMSNKGRALGAHQHFSCTRTHQIGALLLVVFTKLFDRPRASTATSFSPDLLRTYGRPPLLTDGGDLSWPQRGYGPHLDLKIYVYDEDEVDGLKALMYGRDGRITPKDCLKGQWGTQVKIHKLLLQSRFRTRKKEEADLFFVPAYVKCVRMMVGLKDKEITETYVKVLNQLPYFRLSGGRNHIFVFPSGAGAHLFKSWEIYINRSIILTPEVLYY from the exons ATGAGAAGCATGAGCAACAAAGGTCGGGCATTGGGCGCGCACCAACACTTCTCATGCACACGCACGCACCAGATCGGAGCTCTCCTCCTAGTGGTCTTCACCAAGCTCTTCGACCGTCCCCGCGCTTCTACCGCTACTAGCTTCTCGCCCGATCTCCTCCGTACATATGGCAGACCTCCGCTTCTCACCGACGGCGGAGATCTCTCATGGCCTCAGCGCGGCTACGGGCCTCACCTCGACCTCAAAATTTACGTCTACGATGAGGACGAGGTCGACGGCTTAAAGGCCCTCATGTATGGCCGCGATGGAAGAATCACGCCCAAGGATTGCTTGAAAGGCCAGTGGGGAACTCAG GTTAAAATACATAAGCTACTTTTGCAATCGAGATTTCGgacaaggaagaaggaggaagCTGATCTGTTCTTTGTGCCAGCTTATGTGAAATGTGTTCGTATGATGGTCGGTCTTAAGGATAAAGAGATTACTGAGACTTATGTGAAG GTCTTAAATCAGCTGCCTTATTTCAGGCTATCTGGTGGCCGTAATCACATATTTGTTTTTCCAAG TGGTGCTGGAGCTCACTTATTTAAGTCTTGGGAGATATATATAAATCGATCCATAATTCTCACCCCTGAGGTACTGTATTATTAG
- the LOC133833121 gene encoding uncharacterized protein LOC133833121 — MDFVVGLPKTSKQHDAIWVIVDRYTKSAHFLPVRMTYTMDQWAELYVQEVVRLHGVPVSIISDRDARFTSLFWENLVRRTTEAVEKIRKRMLTAQSRQKSYADRKRRDVEFNIEDKVGKVAYRLALPPSLSNVHDVFHVSLLRKYVPDPSHVLNYEPIEVEQDLTYEEKPVKILDRKEKELRNKKISLVKVLWRSSNIEEMTWEREDEMRSKYPELFG, encoded by the exons atggattttgtagttggATTGCCAAAGACTTCTAAACAACATGATGCTATCTGGGTTATAGTAGACCGATATACCAAATCAGCACACTTTCTTCCGGTACgcatgacttatactatggatcagtgggCTGAATTATATGTTCAAGAGGTTGTTAGACTTCATGGAGTGCCAGTATCTATAATTTCAGACCGGGATGCTCGATTTACTTCattgttttgggaaa ATCTGGTCAGAAGGACAACTGAAGCAGTAGAGAAGATAAGAAAAAGAATGTTAACTgctcagagtaggcaaaagagttacgctGATCGAAAGCGAAGAGATGTGGAGTTCAACATTGAGGACAAG GTGGGAAAGGTAGCCTATAGACTGGCATTACCGCCATCACTGTCAAATGTCCACGATGTTTTTCATGTCTCATTATTGAGAAAATACGTGCCAGATCCTTCACATGTGCTAAACTACGAGCCAATAGAAGTTGAACAAGACCTAACATATGAAGAAAAACCAGTGAAAATTCTTGACAGAAAAGAGAAAGAGTTGAGAAATAAGAAGATTTCACTGGTTAAGGtcttgtggagaagttcaaacattGAGGAAATGACATGGGAACGGGAAGATGAAATGAGATCTAAATACCCAGAGCTATTTGGGTAA